The Deinococcus carri sequence ACCAGGCGGTCGAGGCGGGCAACTTCGACTTTGACGACATGCTGTATGTCCCGGTCGTCCGCAGGCTGCCCGTCCCCCAGTTCGACTTCGTGCTGATCGACGAGGCGCAGGACCTCAGCCCCCTGCAGCTGGAATTCACCCTGAAGACTGTGCGCCCCGGGGGCCGGCAGCTGTTCATGGGCGACCCCCGCCAGAGCATCAACGGCTTCACCGGTGCCGACGCCGACGCGATGAACCGCATCCTCACGCGGATAGGCGGCACCGTCCTCACCCTGCCGGTCACCTACCGCTGCCCGCGCAGCCACGTCGCCCTGGCCAAGAAGCTTGCCCCCGAGATTGAGGCCGCACCCGGCGCCCCGGAGGGACGGGTGTTCGTTATCCCCGACACCGCCCTCCCGAAGTGGATCCAGCCCGGCGACCTGGTGCTCTGCCGCTACAACGCGCCCCTGATCGGGCGCTGCCTGGAAGCCATTCGTGCGGGGAAGCCCGCCGCCCTGCAGGGAAAGGACCTCGGGGGAACGCTGACTGGGCTCGCCCGGCGCGTCTTTCTCCGGGGTCTGACCCACTGGGAGGCGCAGCTCGCGGACCACCGGCGAGCGGAGCGCGAGCGGATCGAGCGCGAGGTGGGGGACGCCACGGCGGCTGCGGCCCTGCTGGCCCAGCGGGAGGACCTCGCCGAATCGCTGGGCCACCTCACCCGGGCGGCGGTGCGGGAGGGGGCGCGCGACCTCCAGGGGCTGGCCGAGTTCATGGCGGCCTTTTTCGCGCGGAGCCACCAGACCATCACCTTCTCCACTGTCCACGGGGCGAAGGGGCGGGAGGCGGACCGGGTGTTCGTGCTCCATCCCCACCTGATGCCCGCCGTCTATGCCCGGACGCCGGAGGCCGTCATCGGCGAAGCCTGCGTGCAGTTCGTGGCCCTGACCCGCGCGCGGCGCGACCTGATCTTCGTGGAGGAGGCCGGACAGGCGCCGCCACCCCTACGCCGGGGGCGCCGATGACGGCCGTGCCTTTCGCGCTGGATGCGACGGCGAATGTGGTGACTGCGCTGACCGCCCCGCGCGGTGCCCGCTACACCTGCCTGGAGTGCAGCGCCCCTCTGGGCGTGCGCCGCGGCGAGGAGCGCCGCTGGCACTTCTTCCACCTGCCCGGCTTCGAGCGGGACTGCGGGGGCGAGAGCGTGACCCACCGGGCGGCCAAGCAGCTGCTGGCCCAGGCGCTGCGGCGCGAGCTGGAAGAGACTGGGCACGTGACCTGGCAGCAGCGCTGCGCCGGTGTGAAAGGCCGCTGCCGGGACAGCGCCCTGCTACCGCGTTCCTTCCGCCCGGTGGGCTGGACCGCTGTGGTGGAAGAAGCCACCCACGGTGACTTCCGCTTCGATGTAGCGGTAGTGGCGGGAAAGCGCGTGCTCTTCGGCCTAGAGGTGTTCTTTAGGCATGCGGTGCCCGAAGCGAAGGCCGCGGCCTTGGACGTCCCCTGGCTGGAACTGCTCGCCGAGGACCTGCTGGCCCACCGGCCCCGGGTGCCGGTCCGGGGGGACGACGGGGCAGCCCAGTGCCCAGCTTGCCAGGAGCGGGCTCGGTTGCTCGAGCAGCGCGCTGAGGACGATGCCGTGCGAGGCGCCGTCACGGGCGCTTTTGAAGACGAGGCCCAGCGAGTCGCGGACACCTGGGCGGCGGTGCTGCGCGAGGCCCGGGCGAAGGCTGAGGTTGCAGCCAAGCGGACCCGGACTGCCAGCGCGCCAGCGGCGCCGCAGGAGACGCGAGAGGGGCAGGCTCCAGCCTCGAAGCAGAGGCCCTTGGTGGTTGAGGACGAGACGGCCCGCGCCCGGCGCGAGCAATGGGCAACCATGCAGGCATGGGTGAACGAGCGTAAGAACTCTGGGTGATGTGCTCAGAGAGCTTTTGGCGATAGGGCTTGGCGTACAGACCAGCGCTGTGCTGCCTGTATTGCTCGCTCCGGCGCCTACAGCGTTACATGACGCGTCAGGATTAAATCCACTTCACCGGGCTTGGATTCCCGGTCGCCGAACAGGCGGGTCTGCGTCGGATCCTTAAAAGGGCTCGCATTTTCCTCCATATTCCACTCTGGAAAGACTGTGCTCAGCACGCTTTTTGTGGTGTCCAACGTGAATTTCCGGGCGTCTGTCCGAACTACGATGGTGGCGTCAGGCTTCAGCAGCCGTCTCGAAATTGCAAAAATGTCCAGCAGTAGCTGGCGGTAATCCTCCTGATTGGCAAAATCCCGTTCATGCTTGTTCGATCCCCGGGTAGTGTTCGACCAGGGGCCACCGAGCATCCAGCGACGAAGCCACTGGTCGCGGTTGTAGTTCACCAGCCCGTAGTAAGGCGGCGAGGTCAGCAGCAGCTGGTGCTTGGCCTCGATCCGAGGCTTCAGGCGCTTGAGAGTCTCAGTGGAGTCACCGAACAAGGCCCGGGTCTGCCGGTCGCCTGTGATCACGCCGAACTTGTAGCGCCATTCAATCTTGCGCTGCAGCATGGCACCGACATCCTTGTTCCGTGGAACCAGGCCCTTTTCGCGCCACCAGGCCACAGAATAGTCAGGGCTCATGCTTTTGGTCTGACGCATCTGGTTCGAGAACGATTTCTCTTCGTTCCCATGCAGGTCAAGCAGAATAAGGGCCATTAGGCTGCGGTCGGTGGCATTTTCCTGCCAGTCCAGATGTTCGCGTGCCACCAGCAAGAATTTCAGAACCTCAGGATGGAAGGCCCACTCAAAGAACTCCGGGATCGCTTCGGGCAGATCCGTGACCTCCTCGATCCGGAAGGCTGGAACCAGGCGAATGATTTCCTCGAGACGCGCCAGAACAGCATCCTTGGGCGCCGCCTGCAACTTGGTCGCCGCGTAGATCCAGGCTACCGGGTTGATCTCACTGCCCAAGCCGATGCGCCCCAATGCGCTGGCCGCAGCCAGGGTCGTGCCCCGGCCCATGAAGGGGTCCAGCACCCGATCCCCTGGCCTGGTGTAACGCTGGATCATTTCGTAGGCGAAGTCCAGCGGGAACATGGCATACCACGGCCCTAGCCGAATCCAGCGTGCCTCCACGGTGGCAGAGTTCGGCTTGGGCGCTGGCAGCAGGCGGCGTTCGCCTGGAGCAGATGGGTGCGCTGCGGCGCCTTCGCTTGAGTGATCGGGCAGGGTTGCCAGGGTCATGCTTTTCGCCCTGCTTTCTGATGCTCAAGCAAAAAGCGCTTGAGGACGCTCTCATTGGCACGGGCAGGGAGCGAAGCCTCGGCGTGTGCGACCACGAGCGGAATCGTAGCATCGCGAAAGGCATTCGAGACCAGCGCGTCAAGCAACGAAAGCATGGTGCCCAGATTGTTGAAATGATCGCAGCAAGCTTCGGCCTTCATATCATCGTCGCCGTCTTTAAGGAATGCTGGCATAGCAGTGATCAGGGCACCTGAAGTTGTCTTGTACAGCACCTTGCGGCCATAGTGGCTCGTCTCGCCGTACGCCTTGTAGGGTCCAGTGCCTGGAGGTTCGTATTTGAAGATGATGTTCTTCTTTGTGTATGCGTCATTCACCAAGATGACCCGTCCTGCCTCCAGGTGACCCTTCTGCGTCAACTTTCGCGGATCAGGCCGCTCGTCTGCGGATCTCGGCGTCTTCTGAACCCGTTGATCCAGGAGCTTGAGGTGCTCCTGGAACATTCCAGTCTTCTCGATGCCAAAGATGATGGGTGTGACCCCAGAAGCTCGCCGGCTGGCTTCAGCCAGTCGAAGGAACTCCTTCTTGATGCTCATGGCCAACCAAGCGGGATGGCCACTGACCGCTAGGGGACCATCCATGACAAAAGCGACATCCTGGATGGAGTCCCACATGTTCTTGCGCTCGAAGTACCGTAGGTAATTCACCAGCACCAAGTGCTCCACCACGCTACGGCATTCAGTGATGACGGTCTGGTTGCTTCCAGCGTCCATGAAGCTCTCGTGGATGCGCAAGGCATCTGTTGAGAACAGCTCTTTTGTGCTGCAAGCGCAAGCGTAGGCGCCCTTTGCCTGGTGATACTTATGGCCCTTGTCAGGCTCAGTGCAGCTGCCCAGCAGAGGACAGCCCAGCTTCTCCGCGCCCTGATCATCGCGCAGGCCCAGGAGGACCTCGTAGGTCTCCAGCAAGCTCTCCCCGTCCTCTGCTAGGCGCTTTTCGCCCAGCACACGGAAGAACTCACTGCGGAAGCTCTCACGCGCATCTCCGCACTCATCCAAGACCATGTTCGTGGAAGGCAGGAACACTTCAATGCCGTGCGGATCATGCAAATTGCGGAACTTCCGTGGGTCGGGGACGCCCCTGACCCGGGCATCGCGCAACTTATGCAGGTCGATCATGACGCTGGCCACGGTGACTACGCCCACTTCGGCGCCAGGAAAGCCCTCCTCGATCTGCACTGCCCCCTGGGAGCCGTCAATCGCGATGACAAAGCGTGGGAGTGCGGCGGGGTCCGGTCGCTCAATCGCAATGCCGCTTGATCCCTGCGGAGGTTCAGATGGGGCGCGGTTCTGGAGCCGGCTTTTGAGCTTCTCGGCTTCGCCGCTGCTGAGCAGTCGCTTCAGGCTGGTGGTGACGCCCGCCCGTTCACCTTCATGCGGCATCAGTTGCCCTCAGCTACCGTGGCGCCCGGCGCGGGTGCACTGCTGGTCGTCAGGTCGAACTTGCGCATCTGCACCGGGATGGTGAAGACGTTCGTGCGGGTGCGCATGCGGATAAAGCCCTTATTCGGCGCGCGCTGGATGGAATCCGCGAAGTCCTCGAAATCATAATATTTGCTGATTTCTCTGATTTCCTCGCTGTTGTTCAGGTGGGCGATGAACCAGTTGGCCGTGTTCTTGAGGATGTTGCTTTGCAGCGCACTTACTTCCTGCGTGGCGTAGACCAGCCCCAGATTCAGCTTCGCGCCTTCCTTGGCCAGCCGAGCCCAGACGTTGACCTCACCTTCGGCACTCTTCTTGGGCAGCAGGTTGTGCGCTTCTTCGACGTAGACCAGGATGGCGGGCGGCGGATCCCCTTGTCCGAACGTCTCCATGTGGCTGCGCAGCAGCTTCCACATCACGCGCTCCGCGACCGCCCGGTTCGCCAGTTCCTCGCCGAGCGACTGATCGAGAATGACCAGCTTCCCGTCAAGGAGGTCGTCGTAGATCATGTCGGCATAGTCCTTGCTCGACGCAGGCGCGTGATTGGGGTAAAGGCGCCCGGCGAGGCGGGGCCCATTGCTGTAGCGGAACATGCCAAGGATGTTCTACAGGGTGCTGTCATGCCAGGAGCGGCCTTCGTGGTCCTCTCTGTACTTCCTGTTGAAATCGGCGTATTCAGGGCGCTCAAGGAATTTGTCCAGCCCCTTAAAAGCGATGGCTAAGTCATTCCAGCTCGGGCTTGGGGTCACCTTCGGGTCCAAGATGTCGGCAGCTTCCTCGAATTCCTGCTGCAGCGCTGCTTCCTTGGGGTCCAGAGGCGTGCGCATGGCATCCCGAAGCTCTTTGCTGAACAGGTTCTTGGTGCTGGGTCTGAAAGGGGCATCCAGGCCGCCTTCGGCCAGTAGGGCACGGTAGACCAGCAGGCTGCGGATATAACGGACGCCGCGGCCATACGCTTCGTCAGGTGGGAACATGGTCAGGTCAGGGGGCGCCAGGTCGGTGCCAATGAAGTTCCCGATGTACTTGGTCTCCTTGGAGGGGGCCAGAAGCTCGTTCAGGATGGCCTTGCCAATCAGCAGCATCTGGGTCTTTTCCTGCAGTACCGTGTAGGCATCCTCCTGGGCCTTCTGAATGTTGCTGGCTACACCTGACTTTTCTGCCGTCTTGATCCCCAACATGTCAGTCATGGCGAGCTGATCGCCGAACACGTTGATCTTCATCAGGCGCCGATCGGGATCTTTGGGGTGCGGAAGGGTGCCGTAGGTCACGACCTCTGCGGCTTTGGTCAGGCCCAGATGCCGATGGATGTTCTTCAGCGCGCTGGGGTTGAGGTTGGTTCCGTCTTGCACGTTCTCGTTGGCGTATTCCCCGTTGGGGTCGAAGATGAGCTGGCCAATCCGATTGCTTTTGGCCCGCGCTGCCGCTTGTTCTGGGGTGTCGCTTGCATCGGTCGGCACCGGCATGGCGCGGAGCTCGTAGATGGCCTGCGCGATGATTTTGGTGGTATTGGATTTGCCGCTGCGGGTCATGCCGAACAGGGCAGTCTTCTGACCGATGAGGTCGGCGGGGGTGATACTGATGTCGACCCCGTCGCTGCTCAGGTTCCGGCGGGTGCTGCCATATCGCAGGCTCGCGATGGAGACCGTATGGTCGCCCAGCGGATGGTCACTGCGGAATTCAGGGTCGCGATAATTCACGAGCTGCTTAAGCGCGTCGGCAGAGGGCTTGTAGATCTTCATGCCTCGGCCGGAGTAGAAGTTGTCAATGTCGGTACCCAGGCGCAACTGGAGACCATCAGGCGCGGTGGCGCTCTCCTCGATGTAGAGGGTGCCCAGCACACGGCACCGCAGGCCGCTGAACGAGAGGTTGTTATGGGTGTATTCGTCGACTTCGGTCTCCCACGCCGAGTCACCCTGCATCGCCCGAGCCACGGCGTCCGCGCGCTGGTCTTGCCGCTCCCCATCACGGGGAAGCGAGGTGGGTCCCATCACTCGCAACAGCACGATCTCGCTGTCCTCGTCATCGAAGGGCAGAGCACTCTGGTCAGGTGAGACGCGCGTGGCGATCAGGAAGGCGCCCTGCGGGATGCCGCCGACATCCCGCCGGAAGCTGTCGTGCACTTGAGCGATGAACTCGTTGAAGCCGACGGAAAAGACTTCGCCAACGTACCGGTCGGCCTGAATGAGGCTGTTGAACATCAGAGCCGCTAGGGCCTGCTTCTTAGCCACCAGCTTTTCGGTGTGGTGCTCCGTGAGGGTAGAGAGGGGACTATTCATGCACGAGCTCCTTCTAGGTCCAGCTGGGCTGCAGGCGTCAGAATCGATGTCATCTGGCTTCAGAAAATTCTAATGCTTAAGGGCTTGGTCTGTAGCCCCAGATGGGTTAGGACGCATCCTTCGGAACCCCACTGGTCGGGGAGCAAGCTCCACCGAAATTGATGCTGTGTGGACAGCCCTTGGAAAATTGCACCGGTACCCCCGATGGATGGGGCGATCTTCCCGCGAACTAAGACACTGTCAGTCATCTGCGTACTCCCACGAGAACGCCACACAGCCGCCAGCCGCTACCCGCGCTTCAAATTGCTGGATGGCTTCCGGGGTGAAATACGCACGCAGAAGCGCTTGGCTGACGCCTTCGCGGATCGTCACTTTCGGACAGAGCAGCGCCCAGGACAGTGGGTCATGTTCATAGAACAGGGCACCGAACGCTTCCGCTGCTGAGTTCACACTGGGTGTCTGGATCACCAGCAGCTGCTGGACCTCACCTGCACCCGGCACGCTTAGGCGCAAGCACAACGTGTATGTCCTCTGTCGCGTAGCACTGCTCATTCCGGGTCGTACGAGCAGCTCAAGCTGAAGTTCAAGCTGTCGGAGGCCAGTGCCAACGCTTCCAGGCGATCTAGCGCCCCCGCTGTGCACCAGTGCCGCAACGGCTCACGGGCCACGCCTTGCCGGACCGTCGGCCAGAACGTCGTGGGCTGCCGCTCTCCACGGTAGAAGGCATTCCAGAACAGTTCGATTGCCTCCTCTTCACTCTGCGCAGAGGCCACCAGCACTTGCAGCAGGACGCCCTCACCGGTGGCGAAATGGTTCAAGGACACTGTGTAGACCGCGAACTCGCCCATACCGCTCCTTCTCCGCCCATAGGTGGATACTTCCGCATCCGGCCAGTGCCAACCAATAGGCCGAGCTCAGGTGGCGAAAAAGCTGCCGCCCGCTGCAGCCAGACGGCAGACCAGGCGAACCCGCGGGTCCCCGGGGTTCCAGTCGCCCTGCAAGATGTCGCGGGGGGACTCGCCGCGCAGCGTGTAGCGGGCCCGCTCGAACCATTGGCGGATCCCACTGTCGGTGTGGGTCGCGCGCAGGTTCGTGACGATCTGCCCCAGCGTCGCCTGACGGGCCAAGCCTGCTGGCGAACACGCCTCCCGCCCCCCGAGCAACGCGGTCAGCAGCTCATCGCCCAGCAGGGCGCGCAATTCATCGCCCCGGGGCAGGTCGTCGGCCGCGTGGGGTCCACTGGGCTGGCCCCGGAACGCCTCACGCAGGGCGGGGTGACACGCTTCCCGGAAGGTGACGTCTCGCAAGGCGCTCTGGAGCCGCCAGCGCAGCAGCGCCCGCGTCAGTCCTTCGCCGGGCGGCTGCGCCTCACACGTCCACAACCGCAACAAGGGGAGCCCGGCCACTCTCAGAATCCGGTCCTTGCGCACGTCGCGCTCCAGCTGGGGACTGCGCTCGTGCTGCGGGCCATCCAGTTCCAGAACCAGCAACGGCTGCTCGGTCTCGACATGTTCGACGACCAGGTCCACGTGAACGCTGGCGTTGGCCAGGAACGTGCGGTCGGCTTCATCGAGCAGTCCGTTCATGACCTGAACATCCAGCACCTGGCGCAGGGGCACCCGGGGCCGGACCACATGGGGCGCAAAGACCTCGCGGCAGAGTAAGCGCAGCACCCGCTCCCCGGCATGCGGAGCAGGGCAACGCACTGTGTCCTCACTTCTCAGCACCACCCGGGCCCCGACCGCTGAATTCAGGTCGCGCTGCACCCGGGACCGCAGCTCGTCCAGCAGCGCACAGCGCCCGGGCAGCAGGTGCACCATTCCCCCGGCTGCAAGGGCAGCCAGCCGGGCCTGGAGCGCACCATCCGGAAGATCCAGGGCCCCCGCGAGCGTTCCCATATCAGCGCTGCCCCCGTGGGCTTCCAGCACCATCAACACCTGCTGGTCCGCGGGCACCAGTTCGGCGTAGCGCACCGCCGGGGAGGGCATGGGCTTCGGCGGAACCACGCGCAGAGACTCGCGCGGCGGTGCGGTGGGCTGGGCCGTCATGGTCTACTCCCCGTTCTGCGTGCGCCGGCTGCGGCCGGCGCCGATGTGTCCCACCATGCAGCCCTGGATCAGCACCTCTTCCACTTTGAAGGTCATGGGGCCGTACTCGGGGTTCTCGCTGGTCAGCGTGACCGTGCCGTTGTTGCGGTGCCAGCGCTTCAGCGTCGCGGTGTTCTCAGTCGGAAGGGTCACCAGCATGATCTCGCCGCTCAAGGGTTCCTCCTGCTGGGGCCGGATGGCCACCAGAGCTCCGGGATAGATGCCGATGCCCGTCATGCTGTCGCCACGCACTTTCAGCAGGAAGTCGCCCTCACGCAGGTCCAGCACGTCCTGCAACCGGGTGGCATAGGCCTCCACCTGCCCGTCGGCCAGCGTGGGCTGCCCGGCGGCGATCTCACCAAGAATTGGGAAGCGCAGGTCGACGCTGGCCGCGCGGGGCACCTGCGAGACCCGCCAGCCCGCCTCGCTCAGCCGAATCGGGGTGGTGAAGCGCTCGGCAGGGTTGTAGACGATCAGGCCGCGCTCCTGCAGCTTGCGCACGTACCCCCAGATGTTCTGCCGGGGAAGGTGCAGCGCTTCACCGACGCGCTGGATGGTCACCAGCTCGCCCGCATTCTCCAGCTCGGCGATCTTGTGCAGTACATCCCGCGGCCGTCCGGTCAATTCATCCTGAGTCATATGACACCTGTCACAGTGTGCGTCCTGGGGTTCTGAAAAAGCAAGAGCGGGCAGCCTCCCAGGGTTGCCCGCACGCCTTGCAGGCTTTCAGCCCAGTCCGGCCTGCACCTCCTCCGCCAGCCGTTCCAGGGCCGGTCGCAGCCTCTCCAGGTCCCCGTCCCGGAAGCGGCGGTACACCTCACGGTGCGATTCCCGTTGCGTGCTGTTCCGGGACGACAGCGCCGGCGAATTCTTTGCATCCCGCAGCGTGAGCTGCGACCAGACCCAGGCAGCCGCGTTGCGTCGCCTGACGGGCGTGCCGGCCAGCCCGGTGACGCCCAACCCGGCCCACTGCTGCGGGGTCAATTCCCGGAAGTCGGCCAGCAGGCGGCGCCGGGCGCTGTAGTCCACCCGGTCCGGCCGGACTGAGAGCTCCGCCGCCACGGCGCGCACCTGCTCGTCAAAGGCGGCGGTGTGCCCCCGGCTGCGCACCACGCCCATCGCCTTGTTGTACAGGCCACCCGCGTGCGAGGGGGGCAGGCCCAGCGCCCGCGCCGCCCCCACCCGGTCCAGCGAGGACACGAGCTGCACCAGCACCATCGAGACGAAGCGGCGCCCCGAGGTCTCCGTCAGGTCGCTCTCTGTCAGGAAGAGAGCAAAGCGCTCCCGGTAGACCTTCGGCCACAGCTCGGGGGGCACATGGTCCGGGGTGAAGGCATAGGCCGGCCGGGCGTGGGCGTCGCGGCCCAGCCGGCGCCGCAGGTGGGATCGGTCCGCGAGGGAGGCGTCGTAGGCTCCGGCGAGCATCCCCCCGAAGTGGAAGTAGGTGGCGAGCTGCCGGACCTGGCTGCCCTTCACCTCCCGGGCGCGGGCCGCCAGGGGTGCCAGGCGCCCGGCCATATCCGCCGCGTTCCCGGATCGGCATGCTCCTCGAAGGCCGCCTGCACCTCGGCCTGCAGCGCTCCCAGGTCCGTGGGCTGTGCCACATGGAGCGCCAGACTGACCAGTGAGCGCAGGTGACCGAAGATCTCCAGCGGCGGGGTGGGCTGGCCAGCCACCGGCAGCCCTTCGCCGGCGAGCAGCCGGTTCACCGTGCGCTGCGCGTCCAGCAGACGACGCTGGGTCACCGCGGTGGTGGGAACCTGGGTGAGGTCCCAGCCGCAGGAGGCCGAGACGCCCGGGCTGCTGCGGCCCTGCGGGGCAGGATTCATGCAGATGCCGGGCCGGGCCGCGTGGGTGCGGAAGCGTGGCATGGCCCCCAGTTCTGTACGCTGATCGCCCGGGCGCTTCCCGCAGCCCGGGCAGACCCCAGCAGGAAGCGCTGGTGGGTCAAGCACAGAAAGGTCCAGGGCAGCTTCCAGGCGAGCAGCCAGGCCCGGGTGAGGGGGTCCCCATCCGGCCACGGGGTGGCCGCGGGCTGGGCCAGGCAACAGGGACCGACGTGGGTGCCGGTCAGGTAGACCCAGTTCGCATGCCCGGTTCGGCGCGCAAAGTCGGAGCTGGCGGGGTCCAGGTCGGGCAGCTCCAGACAGACGCCCACGTAGTGGGTGAGCAGCAGGGCAGCCACGGTCTGTTCGTTCAGGCGGGTCACCCGGGCGAAGGTGCTCCGGTGCTCCGGGGTCAGCATCAGCCCGTAGCCGGGCAGGAAGGCCCGGTGGTCCTCCTGCGGCAGCAGGCCGATGCGGGCCAGCATCGTGGTGGGTGACATCTCCAGGATGCGCGGCTGAAAGGCGCACAGGCGCCCCACATAGCTTGCAAAGCTCTCGCCAGGAACCGGGAGACAGCGCATGGGCAGCGGTCGGCCAGCCCCGGTTGGCGCTGGGCGCAGGCGCCAGCCGGTCATGCGGCCTTCCTGGTGCTGCTCTTCTCGGCGTTGTAGTCCGCCGTGGTGAGGTCGATCAGCTTACGGCTGACCTGCTCATGCTCGGTCGCCACGGCTTTCAGGGCCACCCGGCGGATCAGCGACATGAACGAGCCGATGCCGCCCTGGGTGCGGTTCCACAGGTAGTCTTTCAGGCGCAGCAGGCGGCCGGGCTGGTGGTGAAGCAGCACCAGCTGACCATCGGCCCAGCTCACCAGATCGATCCACTCCGGGCTGCCCTTGGCAAAGCGGCCCACCGGCAGCACCGTGGTGCGGCCCCCAGTCTGGCCAACCTCGATTCTGTCCTTGTGGCGCAGGGCCTCGAACAGGTCGGTCTTCTCCAGGTCGATGCCGACCATCAGCAGCATGACGGGGGCCCGGCTGCTGAGGGCCTTGAGGTAGCTGTGCACGCCCTCGGTATTGCGCCGTCCGGGCCGCAGCAGATGCACGTCGTCGAGAATGACCAGTCGCACGCCATGCCGGCGCAGGGCCTCGGCCACGGCCAGTTCGAGGTCGCCCTTCCGGTACTGCTTGCTGACCGAGATGGGTGTGCCCAGGAACAGCAGGATCTGCCGGTTGAGCGTCTCGGTCGTCGTCTCCGAGGTGATGGACAGGTAGACCACCGGCTGGAACTCGTCGAGGTCCTGAAGATCGATGCCGCGTTCTTCCAGCAGGACGCGCACGTCTCGACCGAAGTCGCGCCCCAGGAGCTGGGCGATGGTGGTCTTGCCCAGGGTGGGCGGACCGCTCAGGGCCACGTGATCCTTCACCGGGTCATGGCTGTAGAAATTCTTCTCGGCCATGATCGCGAATTCCTGACGCGCCAGGACAACCGTGCTGGTGGTGTTCAGGCCCCAGTCCGCGTGCCAGGCGGCTCGGCGACGGTTGTAGCGTCGGCGCTCCAGGTCCCCCAGGGCCGCATACTCCGCGGGGGTCAGGCGGGGCGGGCGTTCGGGGGACTGGTGCGCGCAGTAGGCCGCCCAGTCCTCGCGCGTCAGGATGCTGTTGTCGTCAAAGAGCCGTCGGCTCAGGTCCATGCCGGTCATGGGTCGTCCTCCTCGTCGTCCTCCGCACTCAGGAGATCCTTCAGGTCGTCGTAGAGGCCCCCGTGGTCGCCCGGGTCAAGCGTCTGCAGCCCCCGGGTATGCGGAATGACCACCTTCCGGGTGAGGGGCTCGGTGGGCTCCAGCGGGACGGGCCGCTCCAGGGGGGGCGGGGCCTCCGCGCCGAGCGCCGCCTCGCGGTCCCGCTGCGCCGCCTGCTGGCGGGACTGCGCGTTGCGCTCGGCGCGGCCCAGCTGGCCTCCCTCCGGCTTGCGGTTGAGCTTCAGAAGCTCGTCCATCAGCTGCCCGCGCAGCTGCTGCCTCTCCCCGGCCACCCGGGTGTCGTAGAGGTTGCGGCGCTCGTCGCGCCGGTCGTCCATCGCCCGGTGGTTGTTGAAGCCGTGTTCCCGGAAGGCGGCGCTGGCGGACTCGTACAGCAGATCCTGGAAGGGTCGTGAGGGATGGTCGATATCCACCCAGGGAAGCGCGTGGTAGACGGCCTGCTCTCCCTCAGGGGGGTAGGGGTCCTGGAAGAAGATGTACGAGGGATCGCGCGGGTCCACCAGGAAGGGCCACTGTCCCTCCAACTCGGGGTAGGGGGACTTCGACCC is a genomic window containing:
- a CDS encoding TniQ family protein → MTGWRLRPAPTGAGRPLPMRCLPVPGESFASYVGRLCAFQPRILEMSPTTMLARIGLLPQEDHRAFLPGYGLMLTPEHRSTFARVTRLNEQTVAALLLTHYVGVCLELPDLDPASSDFARRTGHANWVYLTGTHVGPCCLAQPAATPWPDGDPLTRAWLLAWKLPWTFLCLTHQRFLLGSARAAGSARAISVQNWGPCHASAPTRPGPASA
- a CDS encoding LexA family protein, yielding MTQDELTGRPRDVLHKIAELENAGELVTIQRVGEALHLPRQNIWGYVRKLQERGLIVYNPAERFTTPIRLSEAGWRVSQVPRAASVDLRFPILGEIAAGQPTLADGQVEAYATRLQDVLDLREGDFLLKVRGDSMTGIGIYPGALVAIRPQQEEPLSGEIMLVTLPTENTATLKRWHRNNGTVTLTSENPEYGPMTFKVEEVLIQGCMVGHIGAGRSRRTQNGE
- a CDS encoding TniB family NTP-binding protein, whose protein sequence is MTGMDLSRRLFDDNSILTREDWAAYCAHQSPERPPRLTPAEYAALGDLERRRYNRRRAAWHADWGLNTTSTVVLARQEFAIMAEKNFYSHDPVKDHVALSGPPTLGKTTIAQLLGRDFGRDVRVLLEERGIDLQDLDEFQPVVYLSITSETTTETLNRQILLFLGTPISVSKQYRKGDLELAVAEALRRHGVRLVILDDVHLLRPGRRNTEGVHSYLKALSSRAPVMLLMVGIDLEKTDLFEALRHKDRIEVGQTGGRTTVLPVGRFAKGSPEWIDLVSWADGQLVLLHHQPGRLLRLKDYLWNRTQGGIGSFMSLIRRVALKAVATEHEQVSRKLIDLTTADYNAEKSSTRKAA